The sequence TCAAACGGTGTATAGCATGACGAGCAAGCATGCAGGATAGTGAGAGAGAGCCATCCGGATCGCTCTGAAAATGATGTAGCGCCCAGGGCCCGTAATGAAATTATTCAGTGGTGTACAAGGGATAAACGTCAACGATATgtggattttattattttaagaaaaatatatatttctatagcTCTCGTTGATCTGTGCGTATATACGCTGCACTTGAGGCGGCTGACgtatcaattattatttttggaagcTGGTTCAGTCGGTTCCGATTTTATttatatctctctctctccaaaTACATATCACACTGTCATGACACATCCCAATTGTGCCACTtgggagcaaaaaaataaataaaaaatcaggatTGTCTCACTTGAACAATGCAATGTAAATCCAGCCTTGGTGTCACCTTTATCTTAACTGTTaccttttttgtttgcttctgcCAGTCGGGTTATTTCTCCAGCATGTTCAGCGGCTCATGGAAGGAGTCTAACatgatggaaatcaacctggagATACCTGACCAGAACATTGACGTAGAAGGTGAGAAAGCAACCGAGGTGGTGAAGTCGTACGGCGGCAACAATTTCTTTCAATACAACATTACAGGAGAATTGAGTTTTGAGTGTGAAACATTACTTAACACTTTTGACATAGTCATGGTTGTGTTATTCTGACCACAATGTTTCTTTGTGTGTATatttagctctgcaggtggtcttTGGATCCTTGTACCGCGATGACGTTCTCATCAAGCCCAGTGGGGTTGTCAGTATCCTTGCAGCTGCTTGTATGCTACAGCTGGTCAGTAAAATGGAATTGCTGTTTAGGTCAACTAGTACTACTGTAATATACAAGTGGGATGAAGCCAGTCTTTGCTTGTTGTGATGGCAGGATGGTTTGATCCAGCAGTGTGGCGAAACCATGAAGGAAAACATCAGCGCAAAGACATTGTGCAGCTATTACGCATCGTCTTGCGTCTACGGCTTGGACTCTGTCATGAAAAAGTCAGTGCTTATTTTTTCCACCAGAGCGCATGAGGTCTTAACtcaaaaatttcaaagtaaAGTGAAATAAGTATTGCGCTGCAGAATTCCTGCTAATTGCTCATGTGTCGTTGTGCAGATGTCTGGAGTGGCTACTAAACAACGTCATGACGCATCAAAATGTGGACTTGATGAAAGAAATTGGGTATGTTAAGCTCTTGTCACAGTGTACCCTGCAATTAGCAAAAATACATGTGTAATTGCCACCCATTGAAATGCTTTGgggaatttttgaaaaaatctgtGACTATGATTGCTAAGCTGTGAGTATGCAGGGGTCCACTATCTAAGAGACTGGTTTAAAGAGTGTATGAGGGATAAAACTAACATACTATGGTCTGTATATCATTGATTTGCTACTTGGTGGGTCTAGAACATATCCTGTGTGATGAACAGGGGTGTACAGGTTGCCATGGTTACCACTGTACTCCCCAATTCCGCACACCCtgctttttttctgtctgaaaatAATGGCGTTTGAAGCAAATTCGGGTACTccggaaaaacacattttgcaacttgctgtcgactgaaaatgacatcacaagggctcaggtaaccaataacagatcacctgttttctcgtgacattcacaagctgagctgtgattggttacatgagcccttatgatgtcattttcagtcgacagcaagttgcaaaatgtgtttttaaaggtactcattgtacatgaaaaatgatgaaaatagcaaatttattatagggaaaatgtttgactgccaaaaaatggctaaataagtatccctttaattaaaaaaaaaaaaatctgacaacaaaacaggaaaattcgaccccaatttttttttagattagtcTCATTATTTCTAACATTTGTTGTTGCATCCATTTAGATGTTTTTTCCCTCTAAAATTGgtcaattagttttttttttttttttttttaactcatttgtgaTTTTTAACGTAATAGACAGTTGGTTAATTGATTTCTATTTAAGTAAGCATACACGATTATATgtactttattattttataattttttttatcacataTAACGTCTgcatattaaaaatatacatataattaCATcgcttgtattttattttttattttttattttttatgttgtgaCCAGTGAACGTGCACTCTCACATGCCTACTTGTATTTGTTTAGAACGGAGATGATGGCGCAGCTCATCCACTCGTCCGACCTGTTCGTCATGCAGGTGGAAATGGATGTCTACACTACTCTAAAGAAGGTAtgcatttgtttttatgcttGACTGATTTTACCAACTGCACTGTTTGActgttgtattattttgtgtGGTCAGTGGATGTTCCTGCAGCTCAACCCCATGTGGGACGGACCCATAAAGCAGCTTCTGGCCGACGCCGATGCCTGGCTGTGCAAACGCAGGACCGGTACTGTATAGGATTGAAGTCAAAATGTTCCCTTTTGCATATTTTGAAGATCATTGTTTGTGGTTGACATTTGCTTTATAGACCTGTGTGAGAGGGAGGCCTTCCTAAACACAGAGGAGGGAGCCCCCTTTTGCTCTGTGTTCAAATATGTGCGTCTTCAGTATATCGTCAACGACCTCGTTTCTGCGCGCATCCTGGAGAGAGACAACATTTTGCCTCCTGGTACTCatcattccaatgctaattcGAATCTCATTTCATTTACAACAGTGCAAACCAATTTGAATGCAGTTTCACCACATTGTTTCATTGACCCTCTCTTCCAGATTGGTTGAACGCAGTGTACAAAACGCAGTGGTTTGCCATGTTGAGGACAGAATTTGACTATGATAATGGGTAAGAAGAGTTCCTCTGTGATAAATCTGCTGTATGTATTCAAACTGAGCTGAATGCATTAAATTATGAACCAT comes from Festucalex cinctus isolate MCC-2025b chromosome 15, RoL_Fcin_1.0, whole genome shotgun sequence and encodes:
- the LOC144002066 gene encoding germ cell-less protein-like 1 — encoded protein: MGNMGSRFQSFKGPEETGESSRKHGCEWKRKRSTQCDCEDDKEDDDTILDTPRRQKLKSTSNYIFQTLFLNGENSDIRICALGQEWNLHKLYLCQSGYFSSMFSGSWKESNMMEINLEIPDQNIDVEALQVVFGSLYRDDVLIKPSGVVSILAAACMLQLDGLIQQCGETMKENISAKTLCSYYASSCVYGLDSVMKKCLEWLLNNVMTHQNVDLMKEIGTEMMAQLIHSSDLFVMQVEMDVYTTLKKWMFLQLNPMWDGPIKQLLADADAWLCKRRTDLCEREAFLNTEEGAPFCSVFKYVRLQYIVNDLVSARILERDNILPPDWLNAVYKTQWFAMLRTEFDYDNGPQEANKEEFELSSMRCGRKLTKDGDYCWRWTGFNFGFDLLVTYTNRFIIFKRNTLSQPCGGAVSLQPRRHLAYRLRLASFDNLGKLVYSRSTGYQLITLEKDQEYVVMNLDSRLLSFPLYVCCNFLYTSPDADHRLDPSEQE